Genomic segment of Camarhynchus parvulus chromosome 1A, STF_HiC, whole genome shotgun sequence:
ATACCTCTGTGCCTGCTAAAGCGCTGAGTATTAGGTCAGACAGTATTTCCTCTATCTGCAGCTACCTTAAGTGCTCAATTCAGAACAGAAGAAAGTGCCATAAAACTATCATTAGTGATTAAAATAGGAGCAAAAATTAAAGGGCATGTTAGAAATTATTAATAGCTAGAGATGTGGGCTTCTGGAcagtatttgattttttaagaaagctacacaaaatgccttttcctttccttaaaaaacaaCCACTATTGACTGCTGAGAAACATGTAAGGAAGATAATTTTGAATACATGTTATGTCAGAAGCTGAGTAAGCAGATACCAGGCTTTGTGCTAGCTGGAAGAAAGCAGCTTGTGTTGCAGTCAGCAGCTTGTGTTGCTTTGTTCCTGCTGAGGATCCTTGGCATGGTTCAGGAGTCTTCTGGCAACTGTAGTCAGAGGGCAGCTgtacattatttaaaaagtggCCTGGGATGGAGTCATCAGTCAAACCATTTAACTGcattcccaaaaaaaacaaccaacagtGTTTGTTAGGCAATTccttccccaaaataaaaatgttagtAATAAAAGCCATTTCCTGAACTGTAAATGAAGAGTACAGCTGGGCAGGAGTGAAGGGCTCAGTCTTGGCAAGCAGTGAGCACTCTCAGTCTCAGCTGATGTCCACATTGGCACCCCTGATCCTTGCTAAAAGTGTATGTGAGACTGAGCCCAACCAAAAAGCAACTTCTATTTTCATGATGGCTCCatgtaatttaaaagcaaagtgGGGACTTGGGGATTTTTAAGCACTGCTTCCTACCAAGCTTTTACTGTGTTTATAGGGACACATTTTCCGATGTTTAAGCAGAAAGTAATAGAACAAAGACAAAGACAGCAAAACTTAACTCAGAACCTCTAACAGCCTTGATGCAGGAGCTTATTTCATGTGCAAGGAAATAACTGCAGTTTATACATTAGCTAAAATATGTTCCTACAGGAAAGTCAGATGTATTAAATTACCCTGCAATATCCAGGATGTTTTTACATGTAAgtattttctcttgtttgtgAATGGTGGTATAAGGTCTTTGCAGGCAAAAGCACAGACCAGTAGCTGTCATCAGACCATTAGTATCAGCTTGCAGACATCGACTTCACTCCCTGTTTGTCAGTCCTAGAGAGTAAATGGCAAGATTAATGTTTATTTCCAGCTTAGCCTGGAACTTGAAACCTGGGCACTTCTAAAAAACCTGCTGAACAGGTCTACTTCAGTATCTTATACAATGACAggatcttttctttttccatgtatATACAGCATTAATGATGGGTACTGGCTAAACCTCCAAGTCCTGGCAAAAGACTCTATACTTTTGATCTGagaaaaaaacttccaaaatgcatccttaaataagaaaatgttgATATGCTGATATAGAGGTCACAAAGACCCTCTCCACTGATGGCAATGAGAAAGGTCcttgaaaacaattttcttcttgctttcaACCATCTGGAAATTATGCACCTTTATCTAAGATGGTTATTCATGCTCCTTCTATAGTTAGTGGTGACAGATCAGCTGGTCCAAAAGGCAAACAACTTGCAGATAGCCTTTTAGGGTGAATAACTTGTCCTCCCAAGATATTTACCTCAGCATTGACTCTGTTAGTCCTAACTTTTCATCATATTACTCCCACAAAGTAAAGTGAAGCCCTACAGGTTGCCTGCAGCAGTCCTGTACCACAGTGCTGCTACAGTAAGAATATGTCTCTCCATGTTCTATTTCAAAATTATCATGCAGATTATTATGACACCAGACAATGTACATTGCAAATTTGCAATGTACATAGGCAACTAAATTCTGCCTTTGACCTCAGAAGTGCCactcaaaaaaaatcaagtaggtttttattaatttaacatCACTAAACATATCAATAGTGAATTTAAAGGCACCTCCTTCTGCTCATCTGTAGTATATATTCCTCAAGATATAAAACCAAAGCCATGAAGACTTTTTGGATACCTGGTGTTTTCAGGTCTTAAACCCCTACACATATAGAGAAGATACAGATACAAATCTTAATCCCATAATAAGCCTGTAGGTAGCACAGTATCTCTCAGCATAAGGGCCTTGCTACCCATGTTCTACAGGAGAAGCAATGGGGCTGGGTCCTGcaagagctctgtgtgcaggcCAATGCAGTCAGACCCTGCAAGACCCCAGCTACTGAATGCTCAGGAACATCAGGCAGAAACAACTCAATGTCCTGTTTCATTCACAGTTCTGCAAACATTACAATTAGCATCTTTTTTGCATATATCCCAGCACAGAATCGTACTGAAAATTGTGAAACGGTACCCTGCATTTTAACAGGTCTCTATTTTCAGAGCTAGATAACTAAGCAAACTTAAAACTGCACAGGTTGTCTAAAAATAGGCTGTCCTGTTAGTaacacttttgttttccagaaacaGAATCACTGTGTCTCTGCACAGTGTACTCACTTTGCAAAATACAATCTAGTATTTTACAGAGATTAAAACACAAGTATTGCTAAAGTAGTGCTTACAGAACAATTATAATTCATCCAAAGTTTTACATTTACAATTGTAAAGAAAGATGTGTGCCTATAGTTTTTCCAGTAGGCAAAACATGACATGGAAGACCTTTTGAGCAAGAGGTTTAAAGTTGGTTGTAGATTCGGGGTTCTGTAACACCCCATAGATCCCCATCACACTGCTGGAGTCCTCCATGGGGAGAGTGAGTCTTTCCTGGGGTAGAgaccttttccttctcctctacATAGAGTTCTCTGTAGCCACCATAATTGCTAAAGGCAACAAGTGGAGCTTTAGGGCATGGTTCCACATTTGCCTTCCTGGTACCCACCAAACACACTAAAAGAACCTTGTGTTTCAGAAAAACGATGCATTTGCTCTGTAGACAAATGAGTTATAACAATTTTCAGTGTGGTGGCTGACCTGTGACAGCTTGTGGTGAGCACCAGCATAGCTCCTgacaaacacaaagaaattcaGGGGTTATTGACATGTGGTTACATGTTACCTGTGGCAATGCACCTCAAACCTTTCTTCACAAATAGTTTATTAGTATGTGCAGCCCATCCAAAGTATTTTTGACATGACTTCTCAAATTCAGTACTGTTTTGCATGCTGGTATACAAGACTACACATGCAGACactatttgtattttaaaacatggcAACCTTTAATTTTTTAGACATACTAACATATGCAAGGGAGTCTGAGATGTCTAATCCTCATGAAATGAAGAAGCTTGTTGCTCATGTTCATTCTGAAATTGTTGTCTTATGTTTCTGCTGTCAAGGATCCAAATGATATCCCCTGGTAGACATGCCAACACATAGAATACCTGAAGTATGTCTGTGTCATAATACCTTGTATCAAGTTGTCTCTCAGCAGAAATCACTGACATTGGTAGAGTGTTTGCAATTTATGCTAAGCATTTTCTAAAGAatgtaaaagaaataatgttGCATAGGTGTTAGATGAATCATTTTCTGTTCTCCTAACTGTATCTGTTTGTTTTTAGCTTTCAATGTTAATTTATATAGTGACAGTATAATTGTTCCTGTGCTAAAAGGCAGCAGTTCCATTACTTCAATCATGTTTAACACCCACACCTACGTTCCTGTTCAGGATTCTGAGCAAGAAGAGGACAATTCGGAAGAACTTCAAGAAGAATGTTTCACAGAAAGCAATAGTGAAGTGTCTGAGGAGGCATATACTGAAGAGgatgatgaagaagaagatgaagaggaaaatgaagatgaGAGTGATGATGAGAATGAGGAAGagcaaaatgctgcagctggcaggcaTTCTGACCACATCAGACACAAAAAGTGTAATGGTGCAAAGGACAATGAAAGCTTCCTCAATGGCCATGATGGAAAAGACAGTGATAATCGGAGCTCAAAAAGCAGTGCCATCCACCCTTGTGGAAATCCAACAGTTATTGAAGATGCTTTGGAAAAAGTTAGGAGCAACGACCCTGACACCACAGAGGTCAATCTGAACAACATTGAAAACATCACTTCACAGATGCTTATACAATTTTCTCAAGCCCTGAGGGACAACACAATGGTTAAGTCATTCAGCTTGGCTAACACCCATGCTGATGACAACGTGGCAATAGCTATTGCTGGTATGTTAAAGGTTAATCAGCATATAACTAGTCTAAATATTGAGTCAAATTTTATCACAGGCAAAGGCGTGCTGGCCATCATGAGAGCTTTGCAGCACAACAAGGTTCTAACAGAACTGCGCTTCCACAATCAAAGGCACATCATGGGCAGCCAGGTGGAAATGGACATAGTCAAACTGCTGAAAGAGAACACCACTCTGGTAAAGCTGGGCTACCACTTTGACCTTGCTGGCCCACGAATGAGCATGACAAGTATCCTGACAAGAAATATGGATAAACAAAGGCAAAAGCGTATGCAGGAGCAGCGGCAGCAAGAGTCAGGTTGTGACGGAGCTGTCAATCCAAAGACCAAAGTTCTGCAGAAGGGGACACCTCGGTCCTCACCCTACGTGTCGCCTAAAAGCTCACCATGGTCTTCCCCAAAGCTCCCTAAGAAAGCACTGCCAGTGAAATGTCAGCCTTCAGCACCTGCACCCccacctccccttcccccctcgcccccacctccccctcctcctccccctcctccacTTCTTCCAGAGAAGAAGGCACCTACCAGGAATATAGCTGAAGTCATCAAACAGCAAGAAAGCTCAAAAAAAGCCTTACATAatggacagaaaaagaaaaaaggcaaaaaacccagaaaacatgAGAACAACatattgaaagaaattaaagattCTTTAAAATCAATCTCAGACAGAAAATCAGAGGAAGGCTCACGACCCTCCACCCGGCCATCCACCCCACAAAGGTCTCTCCATGACAACCTCATGGAAGCAATTCGGGCAAGCAGCATAAAGCAATTAAGGCGGGTAAGTAAGAGATCCTAGGTCAGTAACTGATTGTGGTCCAAATATAGCACAAGCTCAGTTAATTTTAGTACACAcatttagttaaaaaaaaatctcagaaatgtGAGCATAATGAAGCACTTTGGAGGAGGCTTCCCTCTGATTGAGCTTTTCTCAGCACAGTGATTTCTGTCTGACTGTGATTTTGATAGAAAGTGGGGTACTTTCCCAGGCTCAGTCTTGTTATGGGAGATAATGTGTAGCACAGAGCTCTTGGCAGTGTATGTCTGCAGGAATTTCAGGTATTTTGCCATCTAGACTGTACAGCAAATGTAATGAatgcccttcccttccctgtttcATAGGTGGAGGTACCAGAAGCCCTTCGGTGAAAGCCTGGATGGCAGAACAAGCAGAGCAGTGATCGAGGGGAGGCTGCTTGTCCTTTCACTGGTGATAACATAGACTGTCTAGAAAGCTGCTTCCAAAGTACACTCTTAGATTCAAgccatttctcttttatttcaaagaaataaacctGCTAAATACAAAAGAATGCTTTAAGGATCCATTTGCATTGCAATCTgtaaatatggaaataattttctttttttatttaatgagatTTATATTGAGAAGTTGTTGCTTATTTAGATATTCTTGTTAATATCTGATTGCACATAACTGGACAAGTTCTTTACACTGAGATGTAATAGTTTACCAGCCtgtggtttcttctttttttttttttccatgaatttaCAATAAATGTGGTTTGAAGCTTTCAAGCAGACACATAGTCCTGGATTTCTGTGAGTGAAAATCCACCAGATGCTTGCACCAAGTTCAGGAGCATTTGGGAAGTCTCCTGGGAAAGCACCTGAGCTCTTTCTCAGCTGCCCCTGAGCATGTGTGGAGGACAGTACCTGAGCCCATATGTTAGTGCAGTTTCATATTTGTATTGGAGAAAATGGTTTATAAGGCCGTTAAAACTAAGCTATGGGTTGTGTCAGGCCACCAGTATGGCCCACCAGGTCCTTAACCTTGGCCTAAGGAACTGGAAGATGAACAGAGCTGTAGATCACCTTGACTCAGAGGCTGATAGTTAATGTCAATATTTTAAGGATGCGGCAGAGTTATTCAAGTGAGATCCCTTCAGTACAAGTCCTGTCTGTAATCAGAACTAACCCCAGTGCAGACATCCAGTCAGACAGAGAAACTTGAAAAGCAGCTACCAACCAGGTGGAGAAAGGCTTTCCTATGGTATCAGTTGAACAACAAGCAGGGTGTGAACTGTCAATGTGATACAGTGGAAGCAGAGCCAATGTCACTTGGAGATGCACAACTGGAGATATCACATCACAGGCAATGGCACGAATAGCCCTTCCTCATGTAGCACTAGACATCTCCCTCTGTCAAATTAGTTATGGTTCTGGGTGCTTCAGCTAGTGTGAAGGCAGTGATAACATGAAGAAAACTGAGTAGTGGCCAAAATGTTGAAAGGCAAGAAGAGAGATATGTCCAGAAGCACTACTAAGTGTTAATTAGTTTACTCATTGCAACTATAAATAACAGAATtagtatttcttttctgtaaagcCACACCAAAGAGAATTACTTAGGGTTACCCAGCAGTGGAACTGAAAAAATATGGGTAAGCTTCTACCTAAAATATTAATGAGATAGATTTTCCCAGAAATAGGAACAAATTACTGGAGGAAAATTAAGCCTATATGGAGAAGAGGGTCTTTGAATGAATTGTCAGAAATGTTACTGCCATGGCAAGAAAACAGGAGgacacctttttcttttctatttattaaCCAAAATGTACCAAAAGCAATTTATAACTGACTGAAACACATTGCaacaattttcttcttgctcAGGATCACAACTACTCATGAGTATTTCTAGATGCAACATTACAATATGATTGGTCTTTAGCTGCCTTTATAATTGCATAGGCTCCCATAGCATAAAAATTGACCTATGGTCAATCTCCCGTGACCAAATGGAAGCTGGGGCTTGGGATCTTCTGAGGATGGAAGCAATGCTGGAATGCAGATCACATTCAGGAGCAGACCTGTGGTCTCAGACCTTGTACACAGAAGCTTGAGGAGGATGAGAAACATCCTGGATGTTTAATCAAATGGCAAAAGCAGCTAAGCAGCtgcaagggaaaataaaaggcaatGAGGGAACTCAGGGAAAGCATGATGGAAAGGATTTGGACAAAACAagtaaacattttcaaaaaataatacCA
This window contains:
- the LMOD2 gene encoding leiomodin-2; amino-acid sequence: MSTFGYRRELSKYEDIDEDELLASLTEEELKELERELEDIEPDRNLPVGQRQKSLTEKTPTGTFSREALMAYWERETKKLLEKERLGACEKDSEQEEDNSEELQEECFTESNSEVSEEAYTEEDDEEEDEEENEDESDDENEEEQNAAAGRHSDHIRHKKCNGAKDNESFLNGHDGKDSDNRSSKSSAIHPCGNPTVIEDALEKVRSNDPDTTEVNLNNIENITSQMLIQFSQALRDNTMVKSFSLANTHADDNVAIAIAGMLKVNQHITSLNIESNFITGKGVLAIMRALQHNKVLTELRFHNQRHIMGSQVEMDIVKLLKENTTLVKLGYHFDLAGPRMSMTSILTRNMDKQRQKRMQEQRQQESGCDGAVNPKTKVLQKGTPRSSPYVSPKSSPWSSPKLPKKALPVKCQPSAPAPPPPLPPSPPPPPPPPPPPLLPEKKAPTRNIAEVIKQQESSKKALHNGQKKKKGKKPRKHENNILKEIKDSLKSISDRKSEEGSRPSTRPSTPQRSLHDNLMEAIRASSIKQLRRVEVPEALR